In the genome of Planococcus donghaensis, the window TTAGATAAAGTGATTAAAACAATCCGCTCTTCTACTGACAAGCGTGATGCAAAAAACAACTTAATCGCTGCATTTGATTTTTCAGAAGCACAAGCAGAAGCGATTGTTTCGCTGCAACTTTACCGATTAACCAATACGGATATTACGGATTTGCAAAAAGAAGAAGATAGTCTGAAAAAGACCATTGCTGAATTGACGGGCATTTTAACTAGCTCGACTAAGTTAAAAAATGTCATTAAAAAAGAATTGGCAAACATCCGCAAACAATTTGCAGAACCGCGCCGCTCGGTGATCGAAGATAAAATAGAAGAAATTACAATTACGCGCGAAATTATGATTCCAAGTGAAGAAGTAGTCGTAACTGTCACAAGAGAAGGCTATGTCAAGCGGACGAGTACACGGTCATATGCTGCTTCGAACGGCAAAGATTTTGCGATGAAAGAAACGGATCATTTACTATTCGAAGGCAATTTAAATACGCAACATACCATTCTGATTTTCACTACTGCGGGTAATTTCGTCTTCCAACCAATCAACGAATTGCCAGATATTAAGTGGAAAGACTTGGGGCAGCATTTATCAAGTATTATTCAATTAGATGCCAATGAATCTGTTCTTGCTGTTTATCCATTTGAAAACTTTGATGGAGATGCCAGTATTTTAACGGTCTCTAAATTAGGACAAGTTAAACGTTCTGCGTTAAAAGATTATCAAATTCAGCGTTATTCACGTACTGTGAAAACCATGAATTTGAAATCTGGTGATGCGATGATTTACGCAGGGCTTGTGACGAAAGAAACAGAATTATTCATCGGCACAAACCAAGCTTACGGCGTTCGTTTCCCACTCGAAGAAGTTCCGCTTACAGGACTCCGGACGGGTGGCGTTAAAGGCGTAAACTTAAAAGGCGATGATGAAGCTGTCTCGGCAATCTTAATTGATCCAGAAGTAAAACAAGAACTAGTTCTCGTTACTCACCGAGGCGCAGCTAAAAAAATGAAGCTAGATGAATTTGAAAATGGCAGTCGTGCAAAACGCGGTGTCGTAATGCTACGCGAATTAAAATCGAACCCTCACCGTGTAGTCGCTGTTATTGGCGCAACCGGTAAAGAGGAAATTATGTTAGAAACAGCTAAAGGTCTTCGCATACCACTAGTAGCGAATTCATTGAAAAATGTAGACCGTTATTCAAATGGTTCATTCATAGCGGATGAATCCACTGATGGAAAAGTAGTCGCTGCTTATCGCTTGAATACAAAAGAATAACATGAATAACTCGCTCTTGCGGATATAGAGAGCGGGTTATTTTTTTGGTTAAAACGAATAATCTTATTCATTCGAATTCTTATATATAATTCTGGAATATTCATTTTTATTTTAAATGAATTGGAATGAATAATTATTCTCGGGTGAATGTTATTCATTTCAGCAGACAGTAAAAGTATATTAAACTTTTCTTATAATTGTCAAAATCTTCTCGACATTAATGGGCTTTAATGTGTTAGAGTAGTGAGATAAATAAAAATAAGAGGGTGACAACTATGACTAAGAGCAACATCAAAGAGCTCGATCGAAAACAATTAGTGAAGAAAGTATCCGTAGAAGAAATTATGGTAGCCAACCAGGCGCTCAAGGACGTTGTCATCAAGACACCTTTGCAAAAAAACGAACTGCTCTCAGCACGGTATGAATGCAATGTCTATTTAAAAAGAGAAGATCTTCAAGTAGTAAGGTCTTTTAAACTGCGAGGTGCCTATAACTTCATCCGTAGTCTAGATGCAACAGAACGCTCAAAAGGGGTTGTCTGTGCGAGTGCTGGGAATCATGCTCAAGGGGTAGCGTATTCTTGTTTCGCTCTTGGCATTGAAGGAAAGATTTTCATGCCTTTAACAACGCCTCGTCAAAAAGTATCTCAAGTAAAACGCTTTGGTGGAGACCAAGTTTCGGTTGTTTTAGTGGGAGATACATTTGATGACTCGTTTTCAGCAGCGATGGAATACTGTACTGCTGAAGAAAAAGTGTTTGTTCATCCATTTAACGACACAAGCGTCATTGCAGGACAAGGAACGGTCGCAGTGGAAGTGTTAAATGATATGCAAGAACCTGTCGATTACATGTTTTGTGCAATTGGTGGTGGGGGATTGACTGCGGGCGTTGGTTCATACTTAAAAGGAATCAGTCCAAAAACGAAGTTGGTTGGTGTGGAACCGGCAGGCGCTGCTAGCATGAAAACGTCATTGGCAAATGGCAAAGTAACGCGTCTAGATACAATTGATACGTTTGTAGACGGTGCTGCAGTTAAGCAAGTTGGAGATGTAACAATGGCGATTTGCGCAGACGTGTTAGACGACATTGCATTGGTTCCAGAAGGCAAAGTGTGTACGACGATTTTGCAGCTGTATAACGAAAATGCGATTGTTGCAGAACCCGCAGGTGCGTTGTCTGTCGCCGCTCTCGATTTTTATAAAGATGAAATCAAAGGGAAAAACATTGTTTGCGTCATTAGTGGAGGCAATAACGACATTGAACGGATGCAAGAAATTAAAGAGAAATCATTGATTTACGAAGGATTGAAACATTACTTTATCGTTTCTTTCCCGCAACGTGCAGGTGCGCTACGTAAGTTTATGGGGCAAGTGCTAGGTGAAACAGACGACATTACTCATTTTGAATACACGAAACGGACCAATCGTGACGAAGGACCGGTACTTGTTGGCATCGAACTGAAAAGTCCCGATGACTATGAACCGCTCGTCAAACGCATGACCGATAGTGGTTTTCCGTACAAAGAAATTAACAACGATTCACTGCTGTTTAATTTATTGATTTAGTCATACTGATAGGACGTCTACTCAAAAGAGTGGGACGTCCTTTTTGTTTGTTAAAACGGATATCCCGTTAAATGATATAGTAAAGGTAACGAAAAAATGGAGTGATGGAAATGGAGAAACGGTGTTTATGGGCGCAAAGCAACACACTCATGCAAGCTTATCACGACAAGGAATGGTGTAAACCAAGTAAAGACGATCGATACATTTTCGAAATGCTCACATTAGAAGGTGCACAAGCCGGCTTATCGTGGAACATTGTGTTGTCTAAACGACAAGCTTACCTCGAGGCCTTTCGAAATTTTGATATTGCCTATTGTGCACAATTAACAGATGAAAGCTTGGTGTCCATCAAAGAAAATTATGGCGTGATCAAGCACGGCACAAAAATCGCATCTGTTCGGTCTAATGCACAAGCCATCTTAAGCCTACAAAAAGAATGGGGCAGTTTTGCTGATTACTTATGGAGCTTTACGAATAGGGAAATCATTGACAACAAATGGTCGAATGATGCTCAACTACCTGCTCAATCTCCTCTGTCTGTTCAATTAAGCAAAGAGCTGAAAAAAAGAGGATTTAAATTTGTAGGCCCTGTGACCACTTACTCTTTTATGCAAGCCATTGGAATGGTAAACGATCATATTGAAACGTGCATTTGCCGCACTTGAAATGTGATATCAAGATGAAATGGTGAAAGTGAATAAGGGAATAACGAAATTCTTTTCATTTGCACAAGGGATTTCCAATTAAATGAAGAATAAAGGTAAAGAAGGTAACCAGCCACAGGTGAAATCCGGACTAGAGTAAAGCCGTTTTTTTGGAGTGATTAGCCCTTTTTTCTTGTCATACACTCACTGTAAAATGAAAAGTAAACGAGTGTTTGTTAACTCGCTCAAAACAATCTTTTTCGTGCTACAAGTAACATATGTAAAAACATGAGACTTAAAGGAGGAGACAAGACAATGAACTTAAAATACTTAGATTTATTAGCGCAAAAATACGATTGTGAAGAAAAAGTCGCTACTGAAATCATTAACCTTGAGTCCATATTGGATCTACCTAAAGGAACCGAACATTTTGTCAGTGATTTGCATGGAGAATTTCAGGCGTTCCAACATGTCTTGCGTAACGGCTCTGGAAATGTAAAAGTAAAAATTAAAGATTTGTTTAAGAACGAGTTAACTGAAGAAGAATTGAACGAATTCGCTACGCTCGTTTATTATCCAGAAGAAAAACTGCTAATGAGTAAAAGTCACTTTACCAGTAAAGCAGAGCTGCATAACTGGTACATAGAAGTAATTGAGCGGCTGCTGAAATTGATTGCCTACGCCTCGTCGAAGTATACACGCTCCAAGTTAAGGAAAGCGCTACCAAAACAATTTGTTTATATTATAGAAGAGTTGTTGTATAAAACAGATGAGTTTAAAAACAAAAAAGACTATTATGCGAAAATGGTAACGCAAATCATTTCCCTAGGGCAAGCGGATAAATTGATTGTTGGATTGGCTTATACCACTCAACGCCTCGTCGTCGACCATTTGCATGTTGTAGGCGACATTTATGACCGAGGACCAGATCCGCACAAAATCGTAGATACGCTAATTGATTACCATTCGGTGGACATTCAATGGGGAAATCATGACGTTTTATGGATCGGTGCATATGCCGGTTCAAAAGTATGTTTGGCGAATATTTTACGAATTTGTGCACGTTACAATAACTTGGATATTATTGAAGATGTTTACGGCATTAATTTGCGACCGTTATTGAATTTAGCGGAGAAATACTACGAAGACAATCCGGCTTTTCGACCGAAAAGAATATCAGATGAAAAGATGACAGAACAAGAACAGCTGCAAATTACTAAAATTCATCAAGCGATATCTATTATCCAATTTAAATTGGAAAGTCCTATTATTAAAAGACGTCCGTGTTTTGACATGCGAGATCGCTTATTACTGGAAAAAGTCGACTATGACAAAAATGAAGCAACAATTCATGGGAAGACTTACCCATTAGAAAATACGTGCTTTGCAACCATCAATCCGGATCAACCAGATGAATTGATAGATGAAGAAAGACAAGTAATCGACAAATTGCTATTTTCGGTTCAACATTCAGAAAAGCTAGCGCGACATATGAATTTTTTGATGAAAAAAGGCAATTTGTATTTGAAATACAATGGCAACTTGCTTATTCATGGATGCATTCCATTAGATGAAGATGGCAATATGGAGAAAATGGAGATTGAAGGAAAGTCATATGCAGGGCGTGAACTGCTCGATGTATTTGAACGATATTTGCGTACGTCATTTGCGCATCCGGAAGAAACAGATGATTTTGCGACCGATATGGTTTGGTATTTGTGGACGGGTGAATATTCATCGTTATTTGGCAAACGGGAAATGACGACTTTTGAGCGTTACTTTATTCAAGACAAAGAAACACATAAAGAGCGGAAAAACCCATATTATTATTTACGGGAAGACGAAGACATGTGCCGGAAAATACTTGCTGAATTTGATTTGAATCCTGAACATGGTCGGATTATTAATGGGCATACCCCTGTTAAAGAGCGGGACGGCGAAAACCCGATCAAAGCCAATGGCAAAATGCTAGTGATTGATGGTGGGTTTTCAAAAGCTTACCAGTCGACTACAGGAATTGCCGGATACACGTTGCTATATAATTCTTACGGCATGCAATTGGTCGCTCATCAATTGTTCAACTCAAAAGAAGAAGTCTTACAAAATGGGACAGATGTTTTATCTGTAAAACGATTGGTTGATGAAGAATTAGAACGAAAAAAAGTAAGAGAAACCAATATTGGGGAATGCCTCCAACAAGAAATTCGAAATTTGAATAGTTTGAGAGAATATCGTTACATGAAAACTGTGAGAAGATAGTAAAAGATAGAAATAGAAGAGGTGCATCCATGTGCCTCTTTTTTTCTATGTAAAAATAATGATTGAAAAAGCAAGTAGTATAAAAGAAACGGTGAAATATATTTTTATAGTGCAAAACTCTTTATGATAAGTTCTAAAAATAATATACTATGAGAATAGATAATTATGACTAAAAACTGGAAGTCTACAATTTACGATTATTTAGAGCGGAGCGAATAATATGTTGAAAGAACAAGAAAGATATTCGAGACTGGCAGAAATTACAAGACTCATTAATACGAAACTAGAATTACAAGATATGCTTCAACATGTTGCATCGGCCATTTCAGATGAAATTGTTCAATGTGATGCTATCGGTATTTACCTTCCTGATAGCGAAGGAATCTTCCGAGCTGTAGCAGGTAAGCCTGAAGCCATCGACGGTCAACCGTTGACTGATCAGAAAATAGATTTGGATGATGATCCACTTGCCAACGAAATTGCCACTACAAAACAAGTGGTTTACATTCCCGATACATCGATGGATTCACGTCCGAACGCTGCTGCTTTAGCAGCGTTTAATATTAAGTCCCTTCTTGGACTACCCATTATTTATGAGCAGCATTTATACGGTCTTGTGTTCTTATTTGATAATGGAAAGAAAATGGACTTAACCGAAAATCAAATTCAAAGTGTAGAAGCTTATGTCAATATGGCAGCAGTAGCTATTCAAAATGCGGCCAATCTTAAACAAAAAGAACAATTGCTTGCAGAAAAAGAACTCCTTCTCGACGCAAACAACGAGCTTGCCAAATGCGCAACTGTAAGCGAAAGCATAAACACTTGTTTTTGTTATTTAGAAAAAGTTGGCGGATTTAAAAATGTCGCTGTTTTTTTGAGAACGCCTGATCAGACGAATACGGTTTATCTGAAAGAAGTAAACAATAAATCAAATTGGTCAAAGCCTGAATGGGAACGAATTATTGATGATTTCCAATCCACTACAAATTCTGACACAGTTATTAAAGACATTATTAAGAAAAAACACATTCGTTTCATCCCTTCTGAAGAAAAATGTCGGTTACTGTTTATTCCTTTAATCTCAAAAGGAGCCGTTTTTGGAGTGGTGGCAATCGCTTGTTTGTTAGAAAAATTGCATACGTACGAGAAAACACAAATTAATCTAGCCCAGTCTATTATCAACTCAACTGCAATCACACTTTCAAACTTAACGTATATGGACCAGCTTGAGCATCGTGTGAAAGACCGAACGTTGGAGTTAGCAAATGCAAACGAGCGGGTGACTAGTGTTATTGGCAGCATCACAGATGGATTTTTTGCGCTAAATGAAAACTGGGAATTTATCTATATTAACAACCACCAAGTACTGCCAAAAGGACGTACCCCAGAAAATGTAATGGGCGAGGAAATATGGTCTGTTTTTCCAGAACACTTTAATTCTATTTTATATAAAGAATTTTCTGGAGCCATGTTGAAAAGAATGCCTGTGCATTTTGAAATTGCTTCTGCTGAAGAAGGGTATTGTTATGAAATTGTTGCCTATCCGTTTGATGATGGAATTTGTTGTATGTGTAAAAACACGACAGAAAAGAAACTTTATGAAAATGAATTGAAACGGTTATCAAACTTAGAACTTATTGGCCAAATGGCCGCAGGAATCAGTCATGAAATTCGAAATCCCATGACGACGGTTCGCGGGTTTTTGCAATTGCTTACAGATAATAGAGAATTAGAAAACTACAATTCGTATTTCGAACTAATGATTGAAGAGCTAGACCGAGCAAACTCTATCATATCTGAATTTTTATCGATGGGTAATACAAGGTCTTCGGATTTGAAAATGCAAAATTTAAATGCCATTATTATGGACATCGCTCCATTGTTAAAGATTGACACGTTTAGTCAAAATAAGTTTATTGAAATCGAGACGATGGATTTGCCAGATCTCCTGCTAAACCGAAATGAAATACGTCAATTGCTCATAAACATCTGTCGAAATGGACTTGAAGCGATGAACCCAGGGGAAATGCTGTCTATTCGGACGTATATAGAAAAAGAAAATACAGTGGTTCTGGAAATTGAAGATGAAGGCGAAGGCATGAGTGAAGAAGTATTAAAGAAAATTGGCACTCCATTTTATACGACTAAAGACAACGGTACAGGTCTTGGACTTGGTGTTTCGTATGCAATTGCTGCTCGTCATCGAGCCAAAATCGATGTACAGTCAAGCAGTGATGGCACCATTTTTTCATTTAAATTTCAATTATAATAAATGAATTTTAATTAGATCGGCTATATTAAATTTATAAGACTAGAGACAAACTTGATCTGTTCGGTTTGTCTCTAGTCTTTTGTTTGAAATAGATTCGAAGGTAATTTGTGTATTAAATAGAGAAAGACTAAAAGCTCAACATCCTGCTCTTAGTCTTTCTCGCTTATTCCTCATCTTCAAGGTCTTCGATCAGCTTTTTCATTTCGGCAATTTCTTTTCGTTGTGCTTCGATAATCGAGTCTGCCAATTCACGAACGCGAGGGTCTGAAATGTTGGCGCGTTCACTCGTCAAAATTGCAATCGAATGGTGGGGAATCATGGCTTCCATCCACTTAACATCTTCGATTAAGGTTTGACTGCGAACTAGCCATAACGAAAGCGCAAATACTACAGCACTCGTCCCAAGAATCACCGCATTGGCTTTTTTGTTTTTGTACATCGGCCACATAAACAGCAACATAACAATTGCCATTGTAGAGCCCATGATCAAAGCCATATACACCCGGGTTTCACTATAGAAAATGTGATCAAACTGAAACGTGTTCAAAAATGTTAACCAATACATGATAAAAGCTGAAGTTAAAATCATTAAAGTAAATTTCACATATGCATTCATCGATACTTCTCCTCCTTTTTCAATTAAGTTGCTAAAAACAAAGCTTATTATTTATATACCTGGATTTTTTTCAGATAAACTCCATAAAAACTGCACGAATGGTGAGGAATCAAGCTCGGATACTTTAATTGAACGTAACAACCCAGAAATATCTGAATAAATTTACTAATGTAAATTCTTTGGTTAGAAAAAATGTTATGATTATTTTAACCAAATCATGACAAGTCAGGAGACAACAAATGGATGTTGCACCAATTATTGCGCAATTAAATAAAGAGAAGTCGATTGGGCATACGTATATGTATACGGCTTTGGCTGGCGGCACAATGAGCAAAGTTTTTCTTCTCTATCAAGAAAAGAGCAATGCATGCATTTTAAAGATTAACGCAGCAAAAGTGACCAAAGAAGAAGCTGGTTTTCTGTCACTTTATCAGCCAATTGCCTTACTACCCGATTTACTAGTCGTGGATTCTTTATATCAATTTATGGTTTATACATATATTCCAGGTTCTACAGCAAATCATCAAAACATCAAAAAAACAAGCCTTCTCCAAACGTTGGTTGCGGAACTCATAAACCACTACCAACCTGTGTTAAATCAGCACAACTGGGGATGGAAAGACGCACCCGTAAGTTCGTGGGCGCAATTTTTACGCGATGAAGTAAAAGCGGCAACTGCTATATTAACTCCACAATTGGATAGATTAGGTGTAACAATTGAAGAACCGCTATTAAAAGAGCGCTGCAATTCGGGACTAAACCAGTTCCCTTATTTAATTCATGGTGATTGCGGAGTACATAATTTTATCGTACGCGAAGAAAAGTTAGCGGGTGTCATCGATCCAACTCCAATCTTAGGCTGGCCACATTATGATGTAATCTATGCATTTTTTTCGTCCCCTTCCGACTTAACTAAACAGGCGTGGGATTCTGCAATCGCTGGCCTAACAATCGAGCGGCCTGCTGATTCTGTTTTGTATGAAGAATTGCTGATTGGGTTGTACCAGCGGTTGGGCATTTGTCTTAAGCATCATCCTGAGGATTGGTCCATGTATATTCGAGCTTGGGAGTATTGGAATAAAATAGTTTCCAATCAGCAACTGAAATTAGAATATTCAAGGAGAGTGGCAAATTGAAAGAAAAACTAATTTTCTCTTTATTGGTCGTCTTGACGACCGGATTAATGGGGTCTTCTTTTGTCGTAGCGAAAATAGGCTTGATCTACATATCGCCTCTATTATTGGCAGGGATACGATTTACGATTGCTGGCAGTATTATGATTTTCTTTGTTTTGTTATTTAAAAGAAAACACCCTAAAAATGCTGCAACTTGGGGGAAAGTTATTTTAATCGGTGCTGTTCAAACCGCAGGCGTGATGGGAGCTATTTTCCTCAGTTTGCGCACCATCACTTCAGGAGAGTCCGCGATATTAACGTTTATGAATCCCTTATTGGTGGTGTTGATTGGGACGTTAGCAATGGGCATGCGTTACCGAATTGTTCAATGGTTTGGAGTTTTTGTTGGGTTTGCGGGTGTTTTTGTCACAATGGGAAGTCATTTGGATCTTCAAATCGGCACATTGCTTGGTTTTTTAAGTGCCGTATTTTGGGCTGTTGGAACACTTCTTATAAAAAAATGGGGCGTCGCAATCGATATGTGGGTATTAACTGCGTATCAAATGTTGTTTGGCGGTCTTATCTTATTGCTTGGCTCAGTTTTTTTAGAAAATGCCTACATAGTCATTAACACAACATCGGTCTCTATTTTATTGTGGCTATCGATTCCAGCTTCCATCATTCAATTCACGATTTGGTTTTACTTGTTGCAAAAAGGAGATTCTGGTAAAGTAAGCGCCTTTTTGTTTTTAGCTCCTTTTTTCGGTATCGTATCTGGCTGGCTCGTGTTAGGAGAGCCTATTGGGATACCGTTATTAGTTGGTGGCAGTTTGATTTTCTCAGGAATTTTTCTAGTCAACTGGCCAGAAAAGCGAGTGCCAGTGAAAGTAACCGTATAGCTTAGTTTAACTAACAATAAAGAAATGGAGCATTCAAGTTGATAGAACTAGCAGGAAAAAAGATGACTTTAACAAACGCAACAGAAGAATTGTTAGATGAGCTTTATTATTGGCGCTTTGAAAATCCACAACAAGAAGCGAAAAAGTGGAACGGACCGTATATTCCAGAGGTGTGGTTGAGTAGAGATCAACACCGTAAAATGTGGTTAGAAGAAAAAGACATTTCGATGGGCGTCCCGGCATCACTGGTTATTACGGCGGACGGCAAAGCGATTGGCTATGTTGGTGCTTATTGGGTGGATAAAAACACAAATTGGTTGGAGACGGGTGTTGTAATTTATGACACGGATTATTGGAGCGGTGGATACGGCTCTGAGGCTTACCGGATGTGGATCGATTTTTTGTTTGCCAACACCGATTTGCACCGACTCGGCATGTCGACTTGGTCAGGCAATGAACGAATGATGAGCGTTGCAAAACGGTTAGGGATGTCAGAAGAAGCGCGTATTCGAAAAGCACGCATAGTCGATGGACAATTATATGATGCGATTAAGATGGGCATCTTGCGTGAGGAATGGGAAGTGCAATAAACCTAAAAAGCGACAGCCAGCTGGCTGTCGCTTTTTAAGTTTATTCATAATATGGGATTCGTAGCACCAAGCGGACGCTTTCCGCGGACGAAGTGCTGAGCCTCCTCGTCGCAAGCTCCTGCGGGGTCTCATCACTCCGTTCTTCCGCAGGAGTCGCCACTTGGTGCTACGAATCCTGGAGTGAGTGGATGAAAAGGATATTAGGTTACTTTTATTGTGCAGTGGACAAAAGAATCTCGTCTTATTAAAGATTTGTCTAGAATCTGAAAAGACAGTTGGCTGTTTCTTTTTTTAGATTTAAGAAGGACATCAAATTATAAAATACGTTAAGACGGACAATAAAACCGATGCAATTGTCATTGCAGCGAGCGGCAAGAGAGCACGTTCTCGTAAATCACGTAAGCTGACATTCAATCCCAGTCCAACCATTGCAGCTGTAAGTAACCAAGTGGTGGCCGTTGAGACAAAGTCACGTAAAGCTTCTGGGAACGGAACGACTGGGCCTAGTACATAGCTGCCTAACACGCTGAGGAAGATAAACCCGAGAAGAAACCAGGGAAAGTCGACTTTTGCTGTAGTTTCTTCGTCTTTGTTTTTTCGTTTCATCATGAAAATAAAAATAAAACAAAGCGGAACGAGTAAAAAGACACGACCTAGTTTTCCAAGTAAAGCCATAGCGAGCCCATCTTCTCCAGCAGGAGCTCCGGCTAATGCCACATGAGCAATTTCATGTAAACTGATGCCAACCCACATGCCATATTCAATGTCATCCAGCGGTAAAAATGGGCGAATGATGGTATAAGATATAGCAAATATTGTTCCCATGAGCGCAATAATGCCGACACCAATCGCGGTGTCTTCATCTTTTGCTTTAATGATTGGCGCAATAGCTGCAATTGCGGCTGCACCGCACACGCCAGTGCCGACACCAAGAAGTAACGAAATCGTTTGATCGGCTTTAAAGCGTTTGGCTAGCCAAACAGTTAGCGAAATCGCAAAAGCAATAACGCCAACATCTCGTACTAAAAGCCAAAGACCATCGCTCAATACAGTATTAATGTTTAGTTTTAATCCGTATAAAATGATAGCGACACGTAGTAACCGTTTTGTGGAAAACGTGATACCAGATCGAATCGCAGTAGGATACCCGAAAAGCTGTCGGTAAAAAACCGCAATAATAATGGCGCACGCCAGTTGACCAATTTGATTAAAACCTGGTACTTGTGCCAATAAAAAACCTAGAAATGCGAGTAAAAACGTAAACAACACACCACCGAGCAATGCGGCTTTAGGCGATGTTGATTTATTAAGAAATGCAGACATAGTAAAACCTCCTGCAATAAGCTTAGAAAAAAAGTATGCATTAGTAAAATAAATATATAAAATGAGTACCATAAGTAAAGTGAGATGTGAGGAGGGCGCAAAAAAGTGGATCAACGATTAGAAGTGTTTATTAAAGTGGTTGAAAAGAAGAACTTTTCCAAAGCGGCAGAAGAGTTGCATATGACGCAGCCCGCTGTTAGCCAGTACATTCGGTCATTAGAGGAATCGACAGGAGTGAAATTATTAGAGCGAACCAATAAGTATGTCCGTCTGAATAAAGCAGGTGAAATTGTCTTCCATCATGCACTCGAAATCAAGGAATTGTATGCAAAAATGAATCACTTACTCGATGATTTGACCAACAAAGCGAGCGGGTCTATTGCAATTGGTGCGAGTTATACATTTGGCGAATATTTATTGCCAGCGATCATCGCTGAAACTAAAGCACAATATCAAGACATCAAACCAACGGTCACTATTGGCAACACCACGACAATTGCTGCATTGGTATTAAACCATCAACTAGATGTCGGAATTGTCGAAGGCCATTTTAAAGACGTCAAAGAACTAAAAACAGAGCCGTTTGCAAAAGATCGAATGGTCATCGTCGCCCCAGCAAATCACCCATTGGCAGTACGTAAAGAGGCTATTTCGATTAAGGAACTGGCAGACGAAACTTGGATATTGAGAGAGCTAGGATCCGGTACACGAGAAGCGGCAGAAGCAGTCTTTGAAAAATTTAGACTGTCACCTCAAGCCATTATGCACTTTAGCAGCACACAGCCAATAAAAGCCATGGTTGAAGCAGGAATCGGTATTAGTTTGCTATCAGAATGGGCAATTCAAAAAGAATTGAAATATGGGGATATAAAAGTAATAAACGTTAAAGAAATGCCTTATACACGAGATTTTTC includes:
- a CDS encoding GAF domain-containing sensor histidine kinase, with product MLKEQERYSRLAEITRLINTKLELQDMLQHVASAISDEIVQCDAIGIYLPDSEGIFRAVAGKPEAIDGQPLTDQKIDLDDDPLANEIATTKQVVYIPDTSMDSRPNAAALAAFNIKSLLGLPIIYEQHLYGLVFLFDNGKKMDLTENQIQSVEAYVNMAAVAIQNAANLKQKEQLLAEKELLLDANNELAKCATVSESINTCFCYLEKVGGFKNVAVFLRTPDQTNTVYLKEVNNKSNWSKPEWERIIDDFQSTTNSDTVIKDIIKKKHIRFIPSEEKCRLLFIPLISKGAVFGVVAIACLLEKLHTYEKTQINLAQSIINSTAITLSNLTYMDQLEHRVKDRTLELANANERVTSVIGSITDGFFALNENWEFIYINNHQVLPKGRTPENVMGEEIWSVFPEHFNSILYKEFSGAMLKRMPVHFEIASAEEGYCYEIVAYPFDDGICCMCKNTTEKKLYENELKRLSNLELIGQMAAGISHEIRNPMTTVRGFLQLLTDNRELENYNSYFELMIEELDRANSIISEFLSMGNTRSSDLKMQNLNAIIMDIAPLLKIDTFSQNKFIEIETMDLPDLLLNRNEIRQLLINICRNGLEAMNPGEMLSIRTYIEKENTVVLEIEDEGEGMSEEVLKKIGTPFYTTKDNGTGLGLGVSYAIAARHRAKIDVQSSSDGTIFSFKFQL
- a CDS encoding DMT family transporter, with the translated sequence MKEKLIFSLLVVLTTGLMGSSFVVAKIGLIYISPLLLAGIRFTIAGSIMIFFVLLFKRKHPKNAATWGKVILIGAVQTAGVMGAIFLSLRTITSGESAILTFMNPLLVVLIGTLAMGMRYRIVQWFGVFVGFAGVFVTMGSHLDLQIGTLLGFLSAVFWAVGTLLIKKWGVAIDMWVLTAYQMLFGGLILLLGSVFLENAYIVINTTSVSILLWLSIPASIIQFTIWFYLLQKGDSGKVSAFLFLAPFFGIVSGWLVLGEPIGIPLLVGGSLIFSGIFLVNWPEKRVPVKVTV
- a CDS encoding LysR family transcriptional regulator, whose translation is MDQRLEVFIKVVEKKNFSKAAEELHMTQPAVSQYIRSLEESTGVKLLERTNKYVRLNKAGEIVFHHALEIKELYAKMNHLLDDLTNKASGSIAIGASYTFGEYLLPAIIAETKAQYQDIKPTVTIGNTTTIAALVLNHQLDVGIVEGHFKDVKELKTEPFAKDRMVIVAPANHPLAVRKEAISIKELADETWILRELGSGTREAAEAVFEKFRLSPQAIMHFSSTQPIKAMVEAGIGISLLSEWAIQKELKYGDIKVINVKEMPYTRDFSIVTRSPFQTKALSAFLKLLKNHKEVIDFKVE
- a CDS encoding GNAT family N-acetyltransferase, whose amino-acid sequence is MTLTNATEELLDELYYWRFENPQQEAKKWNGPYIPEVWLSRDQHRKMWLEEKDISMGVPASLVITADGKAIGYVGAYWVDKNTNWLETGVVIYDTDYWSGGYGSEAYRMWIDFLFANTDLHRLGMSTWSGNERMMSVAKRLGMSEEARIRKARIVDGQLYDAIKMGILREEWEVQ
- a CDS encoding YeiH family protein, which encodes MSAFLNKSTSPKAALLGGVLFTFLLAFLGFLLAQVPGFNQIGQLACAIIIAVFYRQLFGYPTAIRSGITFSTKRLLRVAIILYGLKLNINTVLSDGLWLLVRDVGVIAFAISLTVWLAKRFKADQTISLLLGVGTGVCGAAAIAAIAPIIKAKDEDTAIGVGIIALMGTIFAISYTIIRPFLPLDDIEYGMWVGISLHEIAHVALAGAPAGEDGLAMALLGKLGRVFLLVPLCFIFIFMMKRKNKDEETTAKVDFPWFLLGFIFLSVLGSYVLGPVVPFPEALRDFVSTATTWLLTAAMVGLGLNVSLRDLRERALLPLAAMTIASVLLSVLTYFII
- a CDS encoding DUF305 domain-containing protein codes for the protein MNAYVKFTLMILTSAFIMYWLTFLNTFQFDHIFYSETRVYMALIMGSTMAIVMLLFMWPMYKNKKANAVILGTSAVVFALSLWLVRSQTLIEDVKWMEAMIPHHSIAILTSERANISDPRVRELADSIIEAQRKEIAEMKKLIEDLEDEE
- a CDS encoding aminoglycoside phosphotransferase family protein, which encodes MDVAPIIAQLNKEKSIGHTYMYTALAGGTMSKVFLLYQEKSNACILKINAAKVTKEEAGFLSLYQPIALLPDLLVVDSLYQFMVYTYIPGSTANHQNIKKTSLLQTLVAELINHYQPVLNQHNWGWKDAPVSSWAQFLRDEVKAATAILTPQLDRLGVTIEEPLLKERCNSGLNQFPYLIHGDCGVHNFIVREEKLAGVIDPTPILGWPHYDVIYAFFSSPSDLTKQAWDSAIAGLTIERPADSVLYEELLIGLYQRLGICLKHHPEDWSMYIRAWEYWNKIVSNQQLKLEYSRRVAN